A section of the Pseudomonas flavescens genome encodes:
- a CDS encoding DUF4892 domain-containing protein encodes MRLSYLFPLMLVSAAATADVAGSRDLDVLPRFPGSEIVTFKEQADQERLYPQGTIRRISGRLRYEREVLATGQLTAITYELPRTHNANEVFSAAREALQDKDAHILYWCEGRECGSSSLWANAVFGNSTLYGSDDQQAYALLRLAEPNQDSLVALYSITRGNRRAYLHAELLAASQPLAKVLPTPATLLRQLKSTGDLRLPGQEEPQEEWTELLARSLNQDSTLRVSLSGAHAEAWREALIEQRVRAARLELGESDGDGLRIDVLR; translated from the coding sequence ATGCGTCTGAGTTACCTGTTTCCCCTGATGCTGGTCAGCGCCGCTGCCACTGCTGATGTAGCGGGCAGCCGCGATCTCGATGTATTGCCGCGCTTTCCCGGCAGTGAAATCGTCACGTTCAAGGAGCAGGCCGATCAGGAGCGGCTCTATCCGCAAGGCACCATCCGCCGTATCAGCGGGCGCCTGCGTTACGAGCGCGAGGTACTCGCCACCGGGCAGCTCACCGCCATCACCTATGAGCTGCCACGCACCCATAATGCCAATGAAGTGTTTTCCGCCGCGCGCGAAGCGCTGCAGGATAAGGACGCCCACATCCTTTACTGGTGCGAGGGCCGCGAGTGTGGGTCCAGCAGCCTGTGGGCCAACGCGGTGTTCGGCAATTCGACCCTGTACGGTTCCGATGATCAGCAGGCCTATGCTTTGCTGCGTCTGGCCGAACCCAATCAGGACAGCCTCGTAGCGCTGTACAGCATCACCCGTGGCAACCGCCGTGCCTACCTGCATGCCGAGTTGCTGGCAGCCAGCCAGCCATTGGCGAAAGTGCTGCCCACGCCTGCCACTCTGCTGCGTCAGCTGAAAAGCACCGGCGACCTGCGGCTGCCCGGGCAGGAAGAACCTCAGGAAGAATGGACGGAGCTCCTGGCGCGTAGCCTCAATCAGGACAGTACCTTGCGTGTCAGCTTGTCCGGTGCGCATGCCGAAGCCTGGCGAGAAGCGCTGATCGAGCAGCGGGTGAGGGCGGCTCGCCTGGAACTCGGTGAGAGCGACGGCGACGGTTTGCGCATCGACGTGCTACGTTGA
- a CDS encoding AI-2E family transporter, protein MPNNDRLLVQILLLGLLGASLWVLAPFWSALFWAAVLSFASWPVMRWLTRLLKGRQSVAAGLLTGVWIVLVAVPLVMLGVNLADHIRDATAVIKGFQVEGLPPPPTWLHSVPLVGARLVGIWETLDQQGSALFATVQPYLGQVGNFLLVRSAKIGGGILELALSLILVFFFYRDGPRLAAFVESLLERLIGDRAEHYLELVAGTVQRVVNGVLGTAVAQAILAYIGFMIAGIPGALLLGLLTFACSLIMVPPLIWGPAVAWLVWQGEIGMAIFLGIWGFFIISGVDNILKPYLISRGGNLPLVVVLLGVFGGILAFGFMGLFLGPTLLAVAYSLLSDWVAHKAPAGLPPREERTPPG, encoded by the coding sequence ATGCCGAATAACGACCGTTTGCTGGTGCAGATCCTGCTACTGGGGTTGCTGGGCGCCAGCCTCTGGGTGCTGGCGCCGTTCTGGTCGGCGCTGTTCTGGGCCGCCGTGCTGTCCTTCGCCAGTTGGCCGGTGATGCGCTGGCTGACGCGCCTGCTCAAGGGGCGACAGTCCGTCGCTGCCGGGCTGCTGACCGGCGTGTGGATCGTGCTGGTCGCCGTGCCGCTGGTCATGCTTGGCGTCAATCTGGCCGATCACATTCGCGATGCCACCGCCGTGATCAAGGGGTTTCAGGTCGAAGGCCTGCCACCCCCGCCGACCTGGTTGCACTCGGTCCCTCTGGTCGGTGCGCGCCTGGTCGGCATCTGGGAAACCCTCGATCAGCAGGGCTCGGCGCTGTTTGCCACGGTGCAGCCTTATCTCGGCCAGGTCGGCAACTTCCTGCTGGTGCGCAGTGCCAAGATCGGTGGGGGCATTCTCGAGCTGGCGCTGAGCCTGATTCTGGTGTTCTTCTTCTATCGAGATGGCCCACGGCTGGCGGCGTTCGTCGAAAGCCTGCTCGAGCGGCTGATCGGCGACCGCGCCGAGCATTACCTCGAGCTGGTGGCCGGAACCGTGCAGCGGGTGGTGAACGGCGTGCTGGGCACTGCGGTCGCGCAGGCGATTCTCGCCTACATCGGTTTCATGATCGCTGGCATTCCAGGCGCCCTGTTGCTGGGCCTGCTCACCTTCGCCTGCAGCCTGATCATGGTGCCGCCACTGATCTGGGGGCCGGCAGTAGCCTGGCTGGTCTGGCAGGGCGAGATCGGCATGGCGATCTTCCTCGGTATCTGGGGCTTCTTCATCATCAGCGGCGTGGACAACATCCTCAAACCGTACCTCATCAGCCGCGGCGGCAACCTGCCGTTGGTGGTGGTGCTGCTCGGCGTGTTCGGCGGCATTCTGGCGTTCGGCTTCATGGGCCTGTTCCTCGGGCCGACCCTGCTGGCGGTTGCCTACAGCCTGCTCAGCGACTGGGTCGCACACAAGGCACCAGCCGGGCTCCCGCCGCGCGAAGAGCGTACGCCTCCAGGCTGA
- a CDS encoding patatin-like phospholipase family protein — MSKKVALVLGSGGARGYAHIGVIEELEARGYEIGCVAGCSMGAVVGGIYAAGKLKDYSDWTQSLDYLDVLRLLDVSFRLGAIRGEKVFGRIRDIVGEINIEALNIPFTAVATDLTNQQEIWFQEGCLHQAMRASAAIPSLFTPVIQGKRMLVDGGLLNPLPIVPVVSSHCDLIIAVNLNSAQQQHYQLPMIERTPALKGRFDQLMASLGSRLPSLRRKGGEDDQLLLLENRVQPTTPLQPDLWLQDPVDPHAQQPAAAPQSGSAPKSASGSRVANMVGPASLLELINQSFEVMQTSLSQYKIAGYPPDILINVPKRVCRFFEFYKAPELIMLGRQIARDTLDKYERGDH, encoded by the coding sequence ATGAGCAAGAAAGTGGCCCTGGTATTGGGCTCCGGCGGTGCACGGGGTTACGCGCATATTGGCGTGATCGAGGAACTGGAAGCACGCGGCTACGAGATAGGCTGCGTCGCTGGCTGCTCCATGGGCGCCGTGGTCGGCGGCATCTATGCGGCCGGCAAGCTGAAGGATTACAGCGACTGGACACAGAGCCTCGATTACCTGGATGTGCTGCGTCTGCTCGACGTGAGCTTTCGTCTGGGCGCCATTCGTGGCGAAAAGGTCTTCGGGCGGATTCGCGACATCGTCGGCGAAATCAATATCGAAGCGCTGAACATCCCTTTCACGGCCGTGGCCACCGACCTTACCAACCAGCAGGAAATCTGGTTCCAGGAAGGTTGCCTGCATCAGGCGATGCGCGCCTCGGCGGCGATTCCCAGCCTGTTCACACCCGTCATCCAGGGCAAGCGCATGCTGGTCGATGGTGGCCTGCTCAACCCCTTGCCAATCGTGCCGGTGGTGTCCAGCCATTGCGATCTGATCATCGCCGTCAACCTCAACTCGGCACAACAACAGCACTATCAGTTGCCGATGATCGAACGCACGCCGGCGCTCAAAGGCCGCTTCGATCAACTGATGGCATCACTGGGTTCGCGGCTGCCGTCGTTGCGCCGCAAGGGTGGCGAGGACGATCAGCTTCTGCTGCTGGAAAACCGTGTTCAACCAACGACTCCGCTGCAGCCCGATCTGTGGCTGCAGGACCCGGTCGATCCTCACGCCCAGCAACCCGCGGCAGCACCACAGAGTGGCAGCGCACCGAAATCGGCAAGTGGCTCGCGGGTCGCCAACATGGTCGGGCCGGCGTCGCTGCTGGAGCTGATCAACCAGAGCTTCGAGGTCATGCAGACATCGCTGTCGCAGTACAAGATCGCTGGCTATCCGCCGGACATCCTGATCAACGTGCCCAAGCGGGTGTGTCGTTTCTTCGAGTTCTACAAGGCGCCGGAGCTGATCATGCTGGGTCGGCAGATTGCCAGGGACACACTCGACAAATACGAACGCGGCGACCACTGA
- a CDS encoding flavin reductase family protein — protein sequence MLLDFANLTPLDRYRWLAATVTPRPIAWVSSLSGEGVANLAPFSFFQVISDEPATLMVNVGTRDDGALKDTLRNAQETGELVIHLVSFAQVEAMNASAAILPRSSSEFEHCAIASIPSTRVAPPRVAGAAVAFECRVAEIIGYPQQQPNHHLIFAEVLLAHVDDGVLNEKGRIDPHRLDLVGRLGGTAYSRTRDTFDLQRPS from the coding sequence ATGCTGCTCGACTTCGCCAATCTGACCCCGCTGGACCGTTACCGCTGGCTCGCTGCAACCGTCACGCCCAGGCCAATCGCCTGGGTGTCGAGTCTCTCAGGGGAGGGCGTCGCCAACCTGGCGCCCTTCAGTTTTTTCCAGGTAATAAGCGACGAGCCGGCGACCCTGATGGTCAACGTCGGCACCCGTGATGACGGCGCCCTCAAGGACACCCTGCGCAACGCTCAGGAAACCGGTGAGCTGGTGATCCATCTGGTGTCGTTCGCGCAGGTCGAGGCGATGAATGCCAGCGCCGCGATCCTGCCGCGCAGCAGCAGCGAATTCGAACATTGCGCGATCGCATCGATTCCCAGCACTCGGGTCGCTCCGCCCCGCGTGGCTGGAGCAGCCGTGGCATTCGAATGCCGGGTGGCGGAAATCATCGGCTACCCGCAGCAGCAGCCCAATCATCACCTTATCTTCGCCGAGGTGCTGCTCGCCCATGTGGACGATGGCGTGCTCAACGAAAAAGGCCGTATCGACCCGCATCGTCTCGATCTGGTCGGGCGCCTGGGCGGTACCGCTTACAGCAGAACCCGCGACACCTTCGATTTGCAACGACCGAGCTGA
- a CDS encoding AAA family ATPase gives MHTKLDACLDTVNQVLLGKEAQVRLALTCLLARGHLLIEDLPGMGKTTLSHALAKVLGLSFQRVQFTSDLLPGDILGTSVFDKDTGQFLFHPGPIFAELVLADEINRATPKSQSALLEAMEEGQVTIEGATRPLPDPFFVIATQNPISQSGTFALPESQLDRFLMRLSLGYPARAAEKALLLGESRRSVLPTLDAVLNHAELAKLQAEVPKVRVSDALVDYVLRLVEATRTQPQFAWGLSPRGSLALLAAARAWALLAQRDYVIPEDVQAVLPSVAGHRLRDQADPAGHGGGALVQWLLREVPAL, from the coding sequence ATGCACACGAAACTGGATGCCTGCCTTGATACCGTCAACCAGGTGCTGCTCGGCAAGGAGGCGCAGGTGCGCCTGGCACTGACCTGCCTTTTGGCACGGGGTCACCTGTTGATCGAAGATCTGCCCGGCATGGGCAAGACCACCCTCAGCCACGCCCTCGCCAAGGTCCTGGGCCTGAGTTTTCAGCGCGTTCAGTTCACGTCCGATCTGCTACCCGGCGATATCCTCGGAACGTCGGTATTCGACAAGGATACCGGGCAGTTTCTGTTCCATCCCGGGCCCATCTTCGCTGAGCTGGTCCTGGCTGACGAAATCAACCGGGCCACACCCAAGAGCCAGAGCGCCCTGCTCGAGGCCATGGAGGAAGGGCAGGTGACCATCGAGGGCGCCACGCGGCCATTGCCGGATCCGTTCTTCGTGATCGCCACGCAGAACCCGATCAGCCAGAGCGGCACTTTCGCTTTGCCGGAATCGCAACTGGATCGCTTCCTGATGCGCCTGTCGCTCGGTTATCCGGCCCGGGCGGCGGAGAAGGCGCTGCTACTGGGCGAGTCACGTCGTTCGGTGCTGCCGACCCTGGATGCGGTGCTCAACCACGCCGAGCTGGCGAAGTTGCAGGCCGAGGTGCCCAAGGTGCGGGTCAGCGATGCACTGGTCGATTATGTGCTGCGCCTGGTCGAGGCCACGCGCACCCAGCCGCAGTTCGCCTGGGGGCTGTCACCGCGTGGCAGCCTGGCGCTGCTGGCGGCGGCGCGTGCGTGGGCGCTGCTGGCTCAGCGAGATTATGTGATACCCGAGGATGTACAGGCCGTGCTGCCGTCGGTTGCCGGTCACCGGCTGCGCGACCAGGCCGACCCCGCCGGGCATGGTGGCGGGGCATTGGTGCAGTGGCTGCTGCGCGAGGTGCCTGCACTTTGA
- a CDS encoding DUF58 domain-containing protein yields the protein MTSALKQRWSRWLDKRIPAAASIQLSQRRIFILPTRVGVAFLFALLVMLLAAINYQSSLAYALTFLLGSVFVVTILHTYRNLAGLVLHGGGAGAVFAGEQARLRVRLESRGRVHEAVALGWPPADTLQQDVAAGGATECELSLPTQRRGWLHPGRLRVESRFPLGMLVAWSLIDLDQAVLVYPRPLEGELPLAAGGSEDDQEQGHLSMGQGSDDFQGLRTYQPGDSRKRLHWKAYSRGQGLLVKDFAAQSGRDLLLDFDVLSGDLESRLSLLCHWVLVLSERQQPFALHLPGSLFAADIGERHRERCLRALALHGARA from the coding sequence TTGACGAGTGCCCTGAAGCAGCGCTGGAGTCGCTGGCTGGACAAGCGCATTCCGGCGGCCGCCAGCATTCAGCTCAGTCAGCGGCGGATCTTCATCCTGCCAACGCGAGTCGGCGTGGCGTTTCTGTTTGCGCTGCTGGTGATGTTGCTGGCGGCAATCAACTACCAGAGCAGTCTGGCCTATGCGCTGACCTTCCTGTTGGGCTCGGTGTTCGTGGTGACCATCCTGCATACCTACCGCAACCTGGCCGGGCTGGTGCTGCATGGTGGTGGTGCCGGTGCCGTGTTCGCCGGCGAGCAGGCACGTCTGCGGGTACGCCTGGAAAGCCGCGGGCGGGTTCATGAAGCCGTGGCACTGGGCTGGCCGCCTGCCGATACGCTGCAGCAGGACGTCGCTGCCGGCGGCGCTACCGAGTGTGAACTGAGCCTGCCGACCCAGCGTCGTGGCTGGCTGCACCCCGGCAGACTGAGGGTAGAGAGCCGTTTTCCTCTGGGCATGCTGGTGGCGTGGAGCCTGATCGACCTGGATCAGGCGGTGCTGGTCTATCCGCGGCCACTGGAAGGCGAGTTGCCGCTGGCTGCCGGTGGCAGTGAGGACGATCAGGAGCAGGGGCATCTGAGCATGGGGCAGGGGAGCGATGACTTCCAGGGGCTGCGAACCTATCAGCCAGGCGACTCACGCAAGCGTCTGCACTGGAAAGCTTATTCGCGTGGCCAGGGCCTGCTGGTCAAGGACTTCGCCGCCCAGAGCGGTCGCGACCTGCTGCTGGATTTCGACGTGCTGAGCGGTGACCTGGAAAGCCGGCTATCGCTGCTCTGCCACTGGGTGCTGGTGCTCTCCGAACGGCAGCAGCCATTTGCCCTGCATCTGCCTGGCAGCCTGTTCGCAGCGGATATCGGCGAGCGCCACCGTGAGCGGTGTCTGCGTGCCCTGGCATTGCACGGAGCTCGCGCATGA
- a CDS encoding transglutaminase TgpA family protein, producing the protein MSAIQGIPRISLTWLLVAQALVIVPHLGHLPLWVIGLWLGCAFWRVQIFRMRAGYPTRVLRIGLIVLAGLGVFLSRGTLVGLDGGVVLLIAAFILKLLEMRTRRDALVLIFLGFFVVVTAYLFDDSILVALFSLLPVCALLAALIGLQQSGTATRPWRTLRLSASLLLQALPLMLLLFLFFPRLGPLWSLPVPNERGAVTGLADSMAPGDIAELTRSGELAFRASFEGEVPPRSELYWRALTLDHFDGRRWSQSPVAQFSPPPQWQPRGEPLRYSIVMQPTTRPWLFALDVAQTDLQGTRQMGDFRLQRNRPVDRALLYDVSSWPQAIREPHERRNGMQTWLRLPQQGDARSRAWAQELRQQHPQDEQLVAALLGHFNRQPYVYTLTPTPLGADSIDEFLFDTRSGFCAHYAGAMTFVLRAAGIPSRVVAGYQGGELSGNGRYVQVRQFDAHAWVEYWQAGKGWTSVDPTFQVAPERIEQGLEQALAGEQSFLADSPFSPLRYRNLTWLNELRLAWDDLNYGWQRWVLGYQGAQQFELLQRWFGQVDSGRLILALVGGGGLLLGLLSLWLFKPWRVERDSLLRVFVRFERLLAQHGVRRDTGEGPRAFAARAAQALPGQAEAIAAFVRAYEAQRYAGQNVSPRALLQQLNALRRQLPWRWSRPH; encoded by the coding sequence ATGAGCGCCATTCAGGGCATTCCACGGATCAGCCTGACCTGGCTGCTGGTGGCGCAGGCGCTGGTGATCGTGCCGCATCTGGGGCACCTGCCGCTGTGGGTGATCGGCCTGTGGCTGGGCTGCGCCTTCTGGCGGGTACAGATTTTCCGCATGCGTGCCGGTTATCCCACGCGTGTGCTGCGTATCGGTCTGATCGTTCTGGCCGGGTTAGGGGTATTCCTTTCTCGCGGAACGCTGGTCGGGCTGGATGGCGGCGTGGTGCTGCTGATCGCCGCCTTCATCCTCAAATTGCTGGAGATGCGTACCCGCCGTGATGCGCTGGTGCTGATCTTCCTCGGCTTCTTCGTAGTGGTGACCGCGTACCTGTTCGATGACAGCATCCTCGTCGCCCTATTCAGCCTGTTGCCGGTCTGTGCACTGCTGGCGGCGCTGATCGGTCTGCAGCAGAGCGGTACGGCGACCCGCCCCTGGCGCACGCTTCGGTTGTCCGCCAGCCTGCTGCTGCAAGCGCTGCCGCTGATGCTGTTGCTGTTCCTGTTCTTCCCGCGCCTGGGGCCGCTCTGGTCGCTGCCTGTACCCAATGAACGGGGCGCTGTCACCGGCCTTGCCGACAGCATGGCTCCCGGAGACATCGCCGAGCTGACCCGTTCTGGCGAGCTGGCCTTTCGCGCCAGTTTCGAGGGCGAGGTGCCGCCGCGCAGCGAGCTGTACTGGCGGGCGCTGACCCTCGATCATTTCGATGGGCGGCGCTGGTCGCAATCACCGGTCGCGCAGTTCTCGCCACCGCCGCAATGGCAGCCGCGTGGTGAACCGTTGCGCTACAGCATCGTCATGCAGCCCACCACGCGGCCCTGGCTGTTCGCCCTCGACGTCGCCCAGACCGACTTGCAAGGCACCCGGCAGATGGGCGATTTCCGTCTGCAGCGCAACCGGCCGGTGGACCGTGCGCTGCTCTATGACGTCAGTTCCTGGCCCCAGGCGATTCGCGAACCGCATGAGCGCCGCAATGGCATGCAGACCTGGCTACGCCTGCCTCAGCAGGGGGACGCACGCAGCCGCGCGTGGGCGCAGGAACTGCGTCAGCAGCACCCACAAGACGAGCAACTGGTCGCCGCGCTGCTCGGCCACTTCAACCGCCAGCCTTACGTCTACACCCTGACACCGACGCCGCTGGGCGCCGACTCCATCGACGAGTTCCTGTTCGATACGCGCAGTGGCTTCTGCGCTCACTATGCGGGTGCCATGACGTTCGTGCTGCGTGCGGCGGGGATCCCCAGCCGGGTTGTCGCCGGCTATCAGGGGGGGGAGCTGAGCGGCAACGGTCGTTATGTTCAGGTACGCCAGTTCGATGCCCATGCCTGGGTCGAATACTGGCAAGCGGGGAAGGGCTGGACAAGCGTGGACCCTACCTTCCAGGTTGCCCCCGAGCGCATCGAGCAAGGTCTGGAGCAGGCCCTGGCAGGTGAGCAGAGCTTCCTCGCCGACTCGCCTTTCTCGCCCTTGCGCTATCGCAACCTAACCTGGCTGAACGAGCTCCGCCTGGCCTGGGATGACCTCAATTACGGCTGGCAGCGCTGGGTTCTCGGTTATCAGGGCGCTCAGCAGTTCGAATTGCTGCAGCGCTGGTTCGGTCAGGTCGACAGCGGTCGCCTGATACTCGCATTGGTGGGGGGCGGCGGCTTGCTGCTGGGGCTGTTGTCGTTATGGCTGTTCAAGCCCTGGCGCGTCGAACGGGACTCCCTGCTACGGGTGTTCGTGCGCTTCGAACGCCTGCTGGCGCAGCATGGCGTGCGGCGAGATACCGGCGAGGGCCCTCGGGCGTTCGCTGCCCGTGCCGCTCAGGCACTGCCCGGGCAGGCCGAGGCCATCGCTGCGTTCGTACGGGCCTATGAGGCGCAGCGTTATGCAGGGCAGAACGTATCCCCCCGAGCACTACTCCAACAGCTGAATGCGCTTCGCCGTCAGCTACCGTGGCGTTGGAGTCGACCCCATTGA
- a CDS encoding CHAD domain-containing protein — MSGFVSNLRSEVLRLQVALYACRERLQAQTDGEALHDLRVCLRRLRSLLKPLKGAAGSDPLQQRAAEIGRLSGPLRDLEVLIDTLRQHGEHVAADRCVAERARGDAMLLASRSLPALFRALDEWPQELARQQASGELDDLHKKVRRYLRKQRARLVEALADAEHDRHRVRLLIKRVRYTTEAYPQLSPLSAAQVRLLKKGQAVLGDWHDHLQWLARAETETDLQVFEQPWRRSMQEAERASEVIQARLLAALE, encoded by the coding sequence ATGAGTGGTTTCGTCAGCAATTTGCGCAGTGAAGTGCTGCGTTTGCAGGTAGCGCTCTACGCCTGCCGCGAGCGTCTGCAGGCACAGACCGATGGTGAGGCGCTGCATGATCTGCGGGTGTGCCTGCGCAGACTGCGCAGCCTGCTCAAGCCCCTCAAGGGGGCTGCCGGCAGCGACCCGTTGCAGCAGCGTGCGGCCGAGATCGGGCGTCTGAGTGGTCCGCTGCGCGACCTCGAGGTGTTGATCGACACCTTGAGGCAGCATGGCGAACATGTTGCTGCCGACCGATGTGTGGCCGAGCGGGCCAGAGGCGACGCGATGTTGCTCGCCAGCCGTTCGCTGCCGGCACTGTTTCGGGCGCTGGACGAATGGCCCCAGGAGCTGGCCCGACAGCAGGCCAGCGGTGAGCTCGATGATCTGCACAAGAAGGTTCGCCGCTACCTGCGCAAGCAGCGTGCCCGCCTGGTTGAGGCGTTGGCTGATGCCGAGCATGACCGCCATCGAGTCCGTCTGCTGATCAAGCGGGTGCGCTACACGACGGAGGCGTATCCGCAACTGTCGCCGTTATCCGCAGCCCAGGTTCGCCTGCTCAAGAAGGGGCAGGCGGTACTTGGCGACTGGCACGACCACCTGCAGTGGCTGGCGAGGGCCGAAACGGAGACGGACCTGCAGGTCTTCGAACAGCCATGGCGCCGCTCGATGCAGGAGGCCGAACGGGCCTCGGAAGTGATTCAGGCGCGTCTGCTTGCGGCGCTGGAGTAG
- a CDS encoding acyl-CoA thioesterase: MNFSALLEQVRRTPESLSIPADWGQGRASFGGLVAALVYDVMRNKVAADRPPRSLAITFVAPVAPDTATCFEAEVLREGKAVSQVLGRALQNGEVVALVQGSFGAPRPSSVSVEAQPAPVLEAVEGSQELPYIPQVTPEFTRHLAMRWGLGGLPFSGSQSREMGGWVRFRDQERVETLGEAHLLGLVDAWPPAVLSLLKGPAPGSSLTWTIEFIQPLVSVTSDQWCLYRAQIEHARDGYGHVAAALWTASGELLAISRQTVTVFG, encoded by the coding sequence ATGAATTTCTCTGCATTGCTGGAACAGGTACGGCGCACGCCCGAGTCGCTGTCGATTCCCGCTGACTGGGGCCAGGGGCGCGCCAGTTTCGGGGGCTTGGTGGCGGCATTGGTGTACGACGTGATGCGCAACAAGGTGGCGGCGGATCGGCCACCCCGTTCGCTGGCGATTACCTTCGTCGCGCCGGTCGCGCCTGATACCGCGACCTGTTTCGAGGCCGAGGTGCTGCGCGAGGGCAAGGCCGTCAGCCAGGTGTTGGGGCGCGCGCTACAGAACGGTGAGGTCGTGGCTCTGGTGCAAGGCAGCTTTGGCGCGCCTCGTCCTTCTTCGGTCAGCGTCGAGGCGCAGCCAGCGCCTGTGCTGGAGGCCGTGGAAGGTAGCCAGGAGCTGCCTTACATCCCCCAGGTCACCCCGGAATTCACCCGCCATCTGGCAATGCGTTGGGGGCTGGGTGGCTTGCCATTCAGTGGCAGCCAGTCGCGGGAGATGGGTGGCTGGGTACGCTTCCGTGATCAGGAGCGTGTCGAAACCCTCGGTGAAGCGCATCTGCTGGGACTGGTCGATGCCTGGCCACCGGCTGTGCTTTCTCTGCTCAAGGGGCCTGCGCCAGGTAGTTCGCTGACCTGGACCATCGAGTTCATCCAGCCGCTGGTCTCGGTGACCTCGGATCAGTGGTGCCTGTATCGTGCGCAAATCGAACACGCCCGTGATGGCTATGGACACGTCGCTGCGGCACTCTGGACCGCCAGCGGAGAACTGCTGGCGATCAGTCGTCAGACGGTTACCGTGTTCGGCTGA